CTCGACAATCCCCGCACTGGTGCCAAGGGTGGACTCTACTGTTTGTGGCACGAAGATCTGCTGATGATGAGTGTGTTTTTTGCCGACTGTGGCATTCATACGCTGATTAGCAAAAGCACCGATGGCGACTACGTGACACGGATGGTGGATCACCTCGGTTTTCAAGCCATTCGGGGTAGTACCGGACGGGGTGGACTTCGTGCGGTTCGTGAAATCATCCGTACGATTGGCCACGCCAATCTTGCGATCACGCCCGATGGTCCCCGTGGACCACGGCGCGAGTTTCAAGAGGGAGCTGTCTATCTGGCATCGCGAACGGGACTCGATTTGATTCCTGTCGTGGCGGCCTACGATAACGTTTGGCGATTTCGCAGCTGGGACAAAATGGCGTGGCCTCGCTTTCGATCGCGTGTTGTCGTGCGATTTGGCAACCGCATTCGAGTGCCAGGCGATGCAGGCTCAGCCGATCTGAAAGAATATCACCAGACTATTTCTGCTTCGATGACAGCGGAAGAAGAGTGTGCCAAAGACATTCTTGCCGACTGGAAAAAGGGGGCAAAAGTCGAGATCATTCGCGACTTTCGTCCCGAAGTGGCGAAGCAACCGAAGCCTGCTCCTGCTTTGCAAAAATCGGCCTAGTGCTGCGCTGTACAAGCTAAGGGAGCATGAGTAGGTCGTAGACGACCGACAAATCGCTCGCCACATGCAATCGCTCGTGCAAATCAGAGGGGAGCGACGCAATGCGCTCGGCCACTCGGGGATCCTCTTCAGCGATCCAAACGACTTGATAGCCAGCGAGCAATCCTCCCACGACATCGCAGTAGAAATCGTCTCCTACGAGGAGCATCTCGCTGCTGGCATGCTTCAATCGCTTTTCAGCCTCACTGAAAAATCGGTGATCGGGCTTGGGATAACCAAGCTCTGAGGAAATCAGAAGCGCATCGAACTGTGCGAGGGGATCCAGCGCGGCACATAAGGGGCGAAGTCGAGCATCGAAGTTCGAAGCGATGGCGAGCGCCGATAAACGCCCTTGCTGGCGCTGCTCGAGCAACGCCTCGAGCAGCCTCTCTGCGCCGGGCATCAGCTGCCAATGCTTCGCCTCGGCAAAGTGCTGCCACAAGTTTCGAAAGAGCGGCTCGGACTGTCCGATGGAGAGTTCGAACACTTCTGCCACGATCCGTTGCCAGCGGGCAAACTCCGAAGGCTCGCTGGTAGCAGGGAGTTCGAGAAACGCGGGCAGCGAATCCATCGCGTAGCCGACCGAGCGATCGCGCTGCATCGCAAGAGCGAGACGCTGCTTCACCTCGGCCTCGGAAATCGAAATGCCGGCATCGTTAGCCGCTGCTGTGTAGGCCGAAACCACCGACGGGACGGCGCGCAGCAAGGTTCCCACTGCATCAAAAAGAACGGCCCGCACTTGCGAAAGTACGGGCCGAGTTGGTTTTGATTTCACGTGTAAAACATCTCGCTTAGAAGAAAAACTGCGAGATGCGGCTGAGATCCATCGCGGTCGCAAAAATCATCAGCGAGAGCAGGAACAAAATGCCCATAACGGTGAGTCGCACTTGCAGCTGTTCGTTCACAGGCTTTCCACGAATCCATTCGGCGGCGAGGAAGAGCATATGCCCACCGTCGAGCGCGGGGATCGGCAGGAAGTTGATCACTGCAAGATTCGCGCTCAGCATCGTGAGGAAGAGGAGCAGGATTGGAATACCTGCGGAGGCGTGACTTCCGGCAGCACCCAAAATTCCGAGAGGCCCGGACAGATTCGTGGGTGAAATCTGCAGTGTGACGAGTTTCTGCAGCACCGTGAGGACTTCGGTGACCCGTTCCTTGATTTCACGCGCGCCGAGCGCGAGTGCTTCGCCAACCGACTTTGCTTGGTGTAGTGTGGTGAATGTCTCGGTGGTGATGCCCCGCGATTCGTCGAGCAGCGTTTCGGAACTGACAACCTCGACCGGTTGGCTCGTGATCGTTTCGGGTTTATCGCCGCCACGGGAAGCGGTAATGGTGGCTTTCGTTCCGAGCGGAACCAAGCGGAGCAGTCCTTGCAGGTAAACCAGATTCTTTTCGGTGTCGTCGAGAATAACTTCGGGAGTTTTCAGCGTCAGGTAGTTGAGAAACAGTTTCTCACGATCCTTGTCAGCAAATTCGAAGGTGACCTTATCGATCTTGTCGCCAGCAGCGAGCTTCGACGATTCATCAGCAGCTGCAATCGTTCGGTCGAGTTTAACGGCAACTCCAATCGGCTCGGCGGCAATCGACGTTGCGAAGTTGGCAGTCGAGAACATTGGAGGAGCAACCGGGGTGATCTTCACTTCACGTACGACCCGCTGATCGCCCGTGGCGGCCCGCTCGACTTCAATCGTGATCTCTTTCCCGACATGAGGGAGCAATTGCTGCGAGAGAGCGAGTGGATTCTCGATCTTCTCTCCTTCAATGGTGAGGAGTTTATCGCCGACGAGAATGCCTGCCGTTTCGGCAGGAGAACCTTTACGAACACTAACCACCAGGCCCATGGTGGGAACCAAACCGAGTGAGTTTTCGCCGCGTTCGGGAATCGTTACTTCAAGCGAAGTGGGTTCGCCACTTGGTTTGCCATCTTCGGATTTTGGAGTGCGGCGAATTGTAAGGCCGATCGGGCCGGAAGGCTTGGAAGCGAATGTTTGAACGAAGGCTCCGTAGTTTTTCACTTCGGTGCCGTCGACGTGCGTGATCTCGTCACCTTCCAGCAGCGGCTCGGAACTTTTTGCGCTAGTAGGAAGAGCCCCTTGCATCAGGATGGTCAGATTGCTCGTCGGCTTCACGCCGATTGTGGCCTGTTTGCCAGTTCCTTGATCGCGCAGACGTGGCCGCATCGAGAGCCATTCTTCGGTTCCGTCGGCGCGGCGAACCAGTACGTCCAGATCTTTCTCGACGCCGTTGAAAATCACCGAGCGTTGCAGGTCGTTATAGCGCAAGTGCTCGTAGGGGGAGCCGCTTTTGCCAAACTGCAGCACACGATCGTCGGTTCGAAGACCAGCCGCCCAAGCAGGTTCACCAGGAATGGAAACCCCAACTGTTGCGGGCAATTCACGAACACCGAGCCAATAGGCAGTACCACCAAGCAGCACGCCAAAGATCAAGTTCATGATCACGCCGGCCGAGATGATGGCCATGCGGGCGGGAACTGATTTGGCAGGATAGCTGCGTGGATCGAGCGCCACTTTCTCGCTGGTTTTGGCGGCAGCTTCGCTCGGTACGGCAGTGCCAGTCTCTTGGGCTTTGATACGTTCGGCTTCAGCTTCGGCATTACGTGGATCGTCGTCTTGTCCCAGCATTTTGACGTAGCCACCCAGCGGCAAAATGCCGATGCCGTACTCGGTTTCACCATAGGTGAACTTTACGAGCGAACGGGGAATGGTGATCGGGCCGAGCTTGAGTTCGAAGAAGTCGAAACCGACGTAGAACTTCTCGCACTTTACGCCACATGCTTTGGCAACGAGGAAGTGCCCGAGTTCGTGAACGAAGATCACGAAACCGAGACCAGCGGCGACACTCAAGATGTTCCACAGTGTGCCCCCCAGCGACGCGAGCAAGCTGACCTCTTCTGCAGCAAACATTAATGGCAAATCCACCTAGAAACCTCCTGCCGAGCCCAAGTGTCGAGCTCGGAGAGTCGCTCGAGGGTCGGTTGTGATTCAAACGAATGATTGGCAAGGACCGCGCGCGTGGCCGGCACGATCTCCATGAATGATAGCTCTTTCGCCAGAAAAGAAGCTACGGCGGCCTCGTTAGCCGCATTTAATACACAGCCTGCAGTTCCACCAGCTGCGGCGACTTCGCGCCCGAGAGCAAGCGCCGGAAAACGCTCCTCATCAGGTGGTTCGAAATCGAGTTTCCAAGCTTGGGAAAGATCCATTTTTCGGGCCGGACTAGGGAGTCGACTGGGCCACGTAAGTGCTGTCTGGATCGGAAGTTTCATATCGGGCGGGCTCATTTGGGCGAGCATCGAACCGTCGCGAAACTCGACCATCGAGTGGATGATCGACTGGGGGTGAACCACCACGTCGATTTGGTCGGCTGGCAGATCAAACAGCCAGCGGGCTTCGATCATTTCCAGGGCTTTGTTCATCATCGTGGCCGAATCGATGGATATTTTCTTTCCCATCCGCCACGTAGGATGGCTAAGTGCTTGCTCCACCGAGACTTGGTGCATTTCGGCGAGTGTATATTTACGAAACGGGCCACCACTGGCGGTGAGGATGATTCGCGCCAGGTCGTCGCGACGGCCTGCTTGCAGGACCTGAAAAATGGCCGAATGCTCGCTGTCGACAGGTAGTATCGGGACACCTCGCTCGGCCGCGAGCTGCATGACGAGCGGACCGGCCATGACGAGCGATTCCTTGTTCGCCAATGCGACCGGTTTACCGGCATCGAGCGCTGCCCAAGTCCCTGCCAGGCCTGCACTTCCGACCATGGCAGCCACCACCATGTCGACTTCAGCTGCGGCAACCACTTCGCGGACAGCTTCGCTGCCAACCAGCAGTTTGGTGCACGGGGGAAGGAGCGACCAGTCCCACGAGCGAGCCGCGACTGGATCGGTCGCAACTACATAGGGGACTTGGAATTGCGTCGCTTGCTGGCAAAGCAATTCGAAACTCTGATGAGCCGTGAGTGCCCAGGGGCGGAGGGCCCCTTCGGAAAAACGGACCACTTCAAGCGTGCTGCGGCCAATGCTCCCTGTGGAGCCAAGTATCACAAGATTGCGGGCCGAGGTCGCCATGGAGAGTTTCTTGCGTCGATCGGGGCGACCAGACGCGCCTTAAAGCTCATTTTCCGTAAGACTTGTGACTAAGCGGCACATTCTAGGGGCCAGCTCGACAAGCAGCAAGATTGATTGAACCGGGGTAGGCCAGAGAAGTTGTAGCGTCTTGCAGGAGATCGCAGGGGGCTACCAGAGCTTAACCGCACTGGTGCCACGCTGGTCAACTCGAGTAAACCGTCTGTGGGACCGGATTTGCGGCAAATAGCGACACCGCTCTTCCAGGCCGCAATTTACCGCAGGCTGTCAGCCGTTTTCGGACTGCTACAATCTAGTAGCGTGGTATGTTTGGAGACGTTTACGGTTAGATTGTCGTAAGCGGGATCAGTAGGTTCTCGCACGTCGAACACGAAAGAGATTTGCGAATGAGTTCTGACAACGGATCGGGCCGACAGGGAGGAGACCGGGGTGGATCGACAGGCTACAACCTGCTGATGTATCTCGGTTTTGGTGCCATCATCGCCACGCTGGTAGCACTCTATGTGCTGCAGATGTTCCAAACGTCGCTCGACTACACCGATCTCGAACGTTTGGTCGCCGCCTCGCAGTATGAGAAAGACGAATCCAAGCTGACCGCCGGTTCGCCGGGCTATATCGATGTGAAGGTCGAAGCACGCAACACGCTCCGGCGAATGCGCGTTTCGAACCTGCGAAAAGTCGAACTTGGTCCCACGGCCGTTCGTGGGCAGATCGATCTTGTGGAGTTGAAGCCTGTCGGCACCAGTGGCGATCGCTGGGAGCCAGACAGCAAAACCTTGCGGCAGAATGTGGAGTTTCGTACGAACCTTTCCGACAAGGGGAGCAATCGCGACGACATTGAAACCGCGATTCGTAATTCGAACATCCCCTTTCGTCATGCCGATCCACCCGGTCCCTGGGAGCAGCACTCGCAATTGATCATCGGCATGCTGCTGGCAGCGATGCTGATCTACATTGTCGTCCGTCGACTTTCGGCCGCTGGTTCGCCGATGTCCTTTGGACGTAGTCGCGGCAAACTCTACGCGCAAGAAGAACTTGGCATCACGTTCAACGACGTGGCTGGTATCGACGAAGCGGTGGAAGAAGTGCGTGAAGTGGTCGACTTCCTCCGCAGCCCGGAAAAATATCAAAAGCTCGGCGGACGCATTCCCAAGGGTGTGCTGCTGGTCGGACCTCCCGGTACTGGTAAGACGCTGCTCGCCAAAGCGATTGCTGGCGAAGCGGGTGTTCCGTTTTTCAGTCTGTCGGGTAGCGACTTTGTCGAAATGTTTGTCGGTGTGGGTGCTGCCCGCGTCCGGGACATGTTTCAGCAGGCGGAAGCGAAAGCACCGTGCATTATTTTCATCGACGAGCTCGATGCCCTCGGTAAGAGCCGCGGCGCGGGGATCATGGGTGGCCACGACGAACGCGAGCAAACGCTCAACGCACTGCTGGTCGAGATGGACGGATTCGGAAGTAACAGCGGCGTGATTGTGATGGCCGCAACCAACCGTCCCGAAACGCTCGATCCAGCGCTTCTTCGCCCTGGTCGTTTCGATCGCCATGTGCTGGTCGATCGCCCCGACATCAAGGGTCGTGAAGACATCCTCAAGGTGCACGTGAAGAACGTGAAGCTCGACCCGACCGTCGATCTGCATAAAGTCGCTGCCATTACGCCCGGTTTCGTAGGTGCTGATCTGGCGAACCTGGTGAACGAAGCTGCACTGCTCGCCGCTCGTGCTGAAAAAACAGCAGTAGGGATGAACGAGTTCAATGAAGGTGTCGAGCGAGTCACGGCGGGGCTCGAGAAGAAGCAACGCGTGATGAACGAAGACGAAAAGCTTCGCGTGGCGTATCACGAATCGGGTCACGCACTCGTGGCTTACAGTCTGCCGAATACCGACCCGGTTCACAAAGTTTCGATCATTCCACGTGGTTTGGCTGCCCTTGGATACACGATGCAGCGTCCCGAAGGGGATCGCTTCTTGATGACGCAATCGGAACTCGAGAGCCGCATCCAAGTCCTGCTGGCAGGAACGATTGCCGAAGAAATCATCTTCACCGACATTTCGACCGGCGCTCAAAACGACCTAGAACGCGCCACCGATATTGCTCGTCGCATGTGTATGGAATTCGGCATGAGCCGCCTCGGACGTGTGAACTATCGCGAGAGCAATCGAAGTGCGTTTCTCGCTTCGGGTGGCTCCGGTGAAGAGCGGGTCCGTTCGGTCAGCGAACAAACGCTGCGTGAAATCGATCAAGAGGTGCGCCGCATCATCGATGAATCGATCGAGAAAGTGCGTCACATCTTGGATGTGCGTCGCGGAGCACTCGTGTCGCTCACGAATCGCTTGATGGAAGTGGAATCGGTCGACTCTGATGAACTCAAACGGATTATCGACGAAACATCGCCTGGCCCGCTCGTGGTTCCTGGCACGTTGCCAGCCAACACGATGCGTTCGACCACCGAGCCCGTTATCACCGCTCCCGCCACCGAGCGAAGTGGGTAGGCCCAACCTGTCGCCTAGCAACTACGAATTTGCAGCGTCATGAGTAACGAACAAGAGCGGGCGATCGAGCAATCGACTGCCCGTTTTTCATGCGCGACGGATCTATTTTGCGTCGAGTTCTTTTTGAAGCTTAGCTAGTTGCAGTCGCATCTGGTCCGATTCGCGAAACTCTTTTCGCCATGCCATCAACAGCGTCGATATCGTCGTCAGAATGCTGATGACACTCGTTGCAAACTCGAAGCTCAAACCTTGCTTTTTCTTACCGGCAGACTCCAATTTGGCAGCTGCCTCTGCAATTTTGGCTTCGTACTTCGAACGCAGTTCATCCGCAGATGCTTGCGTACTGTCGTGCAGTTCAATGGCCCGTTTATTCTCGCTCTGAAGCAATTGAATCAACGCTTGAGCTTCGGAGAGCGAAGTGAGCGTGTCTCCCTTGGCTGCGGAGAGCTGAATTCCATCCTTGATCGTTCGTACTCGGTCGATGGAACGATCCAGCTTACGATTCAGATCGTTGATCTGAGCATCGAGACTCGTCGGCCCTGGTTGAGGGTCACTAGTTGACGCCAAGGCCTGGCTCTCACCAATTCTGGTGGCCGCTGCTTGAAGGTCCTCAGCGACACCTTGCATGCTGCGTAGCGCCATAAAGCCGAACACCAGCGCCGCTGCGATACCAATTCCCGCCACCAAGATATAGGCCCGGTTCATTGCATTTCTCCACCCCGATGGAAGCTCAATCGCCATGTACCGGGGGGAAATGCTACCACCCTTCGAGCGCAAAGTCAGCCTGCAAAATGAGGCGATTATCGCCCTCGAAGTACTAGCGCGGCAGTGGATGTTCGCTGCGCGGGCGGCGCGATTCACTCGCGGCCGCTGCAGCACCGTTGGTAGTGGCAGCTCCCTTGGGCTCGGGAGCTTCGTCCGACGATTTCGGAGCAGTGCTCGCAGGTGGCGCCGATGCTACGAGCGCAGAGGAAGCTGCAAGATTCCTGGCGTACATCTGAAGCTGACGACGTCGTTCGGCAAAAGCGGCGACACTCACGCCACCAATCATCGCCAGCACGAGGCCAGCCGCCAATGTGGTTTTGGTATCGGGACTCGAAGGGGTTTCGCTATAGCTTGGGGGCTGAAACAAATTAATACTCGAAATCTTGGCCGCTTCGAGTTCGTGATCGATTCGCGCTTGCTCCAAATTCTCGGAATACTTGCGAAAATTGGTGCTCGCCAGTTCAATGCTGCGCTCGAGGCTGGCAATTTCGATTTCGTTGTCGTTCATCATTTGCAGCATGCCGCGAGCTTCAGCCAAACTAGTATCCAGCACTTTCTGCTTCGCTTCGAGCGAGGCGAGTTCGGCCAGCTTCTCTTGCAGGGCGAGCTCTGTCGACTCGCGAGTTTTATTCACACCACGCGTTGTTTGTTGGCTCATTCCTTCTTCGGCCATCACGGCCCGCGCTTGAGCGATTTGCTCACGCACCTGCATCAACCGTGGATTATCGTCGAGCAACTTGCTCGAAAGATCTTTCTCCTGAACTTCCAGGTCGAACAGTTTTTCGCGCATCGATGCCTGAGGAGTTTGCGGCTGACCGGTCACTTCTTCGGTGATGATCATCGCCGGAGTTGCGACAAGCAGCTTCTCGCGAAGTTCGACTTCGGCCTTCGCCGCGCGAACGCTTGCCGTAGTAGCACGCAATTCTTGCTCGAGCAAGTTGATCGACCCCAGCTGTAACTCGCGCTGCTGAGGCAGCGAAGCGAGTCCCGTTTGGTTCTTCAGATCGCGTAGCTCTTTCTCCTTGGATTCCAATTCCTCGCGCAGTTTGGCCGCTTGTTCGTCGAAGAACTCCTGCGAGCCGCGCGTCCGATTCATCCGCAAATGATCGTCGCGAGCAATCGTGATCAGGCTTTCGAGCAGATCGCGGCTGAGGGTCGGACTGGCCGATTCATACGACATCGAGATCACACTCGACTTCTTCGCTAGACCGATGTGCAGCTGCTCTTGGAAGTGCAAAATCGCTTTGTCGCGCAAGTTGTACACCTGCAGCGGATTGAGGTTGTAGTCGTCGAACTGCGACATCCACTTCTTCACCGCTGC
This window of the Pirellula staleyi DSM 6068 genome carries:
- a CDS encoding site-2 protease family protein; the encoded protein is MDLPLMFAAEEVSLLASLGGTLWNILSVAAGLGFVIFVHELGHFLVAKACGVKCEKFYVGFDFFELKLGPITIPRSLVKFTYGETEYGIGILPLGGYVKMLGQDDDPRNAEAEAERIKAQETGTAVPSEAAAKTSEKVALDPRSYPAKSVPARMAIISAGVIMNLIFGVLLGGTAYWLGVRELPATVGVSIPGEPAWAAGLRTDDRVLQFGKSGSPYEHLRYNDLQRSVIFNGVEKDLDVLVRRADGTEEWLSMRPRLRDQGTGKQATIGVKPTSNLTILMQGALPTSAKSSEPLLEGDEITHVDGTEVKNYGAFVQTFASKPSGPIGLTIRRTPKSEDGKPSGEPTSLEVTIPERGENSLGLVPTMGLVVSVRKGSPAETAGILVGDKLLTIEGEKIENPLALSQQLLPHVGKEITIEVERAATGDQRVVREVKITPVAPPMFSTANFATSIAAEPIGVAVKLDRTIAAADESSKLAAGDKIDKVTFEFADKDREKLFLNYLTLKTPEVILDDTEKNLVYLQGLLRLVPLGTKATITASRGGDKPETITSQPVEVVSSETLLDESRGITTETFTTLHQAKSVGEALALGAREIKERVTEVLTVLQKLVTLQISPTNLSGPLGILGAAGSHASAGIPILLLFLTMLSANLAVINFLPIPALDGGHMLFLAAEWIRGKPVNEQLQVRLTVMGILFLLSLMIFATAMDLSRISQFFF
- a CDS encoding lysophospholipid acyltransferase family protein; translated protein: MLSKERTANMIGWAVASYGRAWIRTLKVHHSLANELDNPRTGAKGGLYCLWHEDLLMMSVFFADCGIHTLISKSTDGDYVTRMVDHLGFQAIRGSTGRGGLRAVREIIRTIGHANLAITPDGPRGPRREFQEGAVYLASRTGLDLIPVVAAYDNVWRFRSWDKMAWPRFRSRVVVRFGNRIRVPGDAGSADLKEYHQTISASMTAEEECAKDILADWKKGAKVEIIRDFRPEVAKQPKPAPALQKSA
- the ftsH gene encoding ATP-dependent zinc metalloprotease FtsH; the protein is MSSDNGSGRQGGDRGGSTGYNLLMYLGFGAIIATLVALYVLQMFQTSLDYTDLERLVAASQYEKDESKLTAGSPGYIDVKVEARNTLRRMRVSNLRKVELGPTAVRGQIDLVELKPVGTSGDRWEPDSKTLRQNVEFRTNLSDKGSNRDDIETAIRNSNIPFRHADPPGPWEQHSQLIIGMLLAAMLIYIVVRRLSAAGSPMSFGRSRGKLYAQEELGITFNDVAGIDEAVEEVREVVDFLRSPEKYQKLGGRIPKGVLLVGPPGTGKTLLAKAIAGEAGVPFFSLSGSDFVEMFVGVGAARVRDMFQQAEAKAPCIIFIDELDALGKSRGAGIMGGHDEREQTLNALLVEMDGFGSNSGVIVMAATNRPETLDPALLRPGRFDRHVLVDRPDIKGREDILKVHVKNVKLDPTVDLHKVAAITPGFVGADLANLVNEAALLAARAEKTAVGMNEFNEGVERVTAGLEKKQRVMNEDEKLRVAYHESGHALVAYSLPNTDPVHKVSIIPRGLAALGYTMQRPEGDRFLMTQSELESRIQVLLAGTIAEEIIFTDISTGAQNDLERATDIARRMCMEFGMSRLGRVNYRESNRSAFLASGGSGEERVRSVSEQTLREIDQEVRRIIDESIEKVRHILDVRRGALVSLTNRLMEVESVDSDELKRIIDETSPGPLVVPGTLPANTMRSTTEPVITAPATERSG
- the dxr gene encoding 1-deoxy-D-xylulose-5-phosphate reductoisomerase, with the translated sequence MATSARNLVILGSTGSIGRSTLEVVRFSEGALRPWALTAHQSFELLCQQATQFQVPYVVATDPVAARSWDWSLLPPCTKLLVGSEAVREVVAAAEVDMVVAAMVGSAGLAGTWAALDAGKPVALANKESLVMAGPLVMQLAAERGVPILPVDSEHSAIFQVLQAGRRDDLARIILTASGGPFRKYTLAEMHQVSVEQALSHPTWRMGKKISIDSATMMNKALEMIEARWLFDLPADQIDVVVHPQSIIHSMVEFRDGSMLAQMSPPDMKLPIQTALTWPSRLPSPARKMDLSQAWKLDFEPPDEERFPALALGREVAAAGGTAGCVLNAANEAAVASFLAKELSFMEIVPATRAVLANHSFESQPTLERLSELDTWARQEVSRWICH
- a CDS encoding HAD hydrolase-like protein, which translates into the protein MKSKPTRPVLSQVRAVLFDAVGTLLRAVPSVVSAYTAAANDAGISISEAEVKQRLALAMQRDRSVGYAMDSLPAFLELPATSEPSEFARWQRIVAEVFELSIGQSEPLFRNLWQHFAEAKHWQLMPGAERLLEALLEQRQQGRLSALAIASNFDARLRPLCAALDPLAQFDALLISSELGYPKPDHRFFSEAEKRLKHASSEMLLVGDDFYCDVVGGLLAGYQVVWIAEEDPRVAERIASLPSDLHERLHVASDLSVVYDLLMLP
- a CDS encoding Wzz/FepE/Etk N-terminal domain-containing protein encodes the protein MEYRSLESIPGELVAALWRHKFKAAITAVVILALTAGFLVISERQFTSEAKLFVRIGRESVSLDPTATTGSVVSISDTRESELNAISELLSSRSVVEKVVDQYGADVILEKIKPANPQIAAVKKWMSQFDDYNLNPLQVYNLRDKAILHFQEQLHIGLAKKSSVISMSYESASPTLSRDLLESLITIARDDHLRMNRTRGSQEFFDEQAAKLREELESKEKELRDLKNQTGLASLPQQRELQLGSINLLEQELRATTASVRAAKAEVELREKLLVATPAMIITEEVTGQPQTPQASMREKLFDLEVQEKDLSSKLLDDNPRLMQVREQIAQARAVMAEEGMSQQTTRGVNKTRESTELALQEKLAELASLEAKQKVLDTSLAEARGMLQMMNDNEIEIASLERSIELASTNFRKYSENLEQARIDHELEAAKISSINLFQPPSYSETPSSPDTKTTLAAGLVLAMIGGVSVAAFAERRRQLQMYARNLAASSALVASAPPASTAPKSSDEAPEPKGAATTNGAAAAASESRRPRSEHPLPR